ACGATGGTGTTCGCGGGGATGAATTTCCATAACCATTACCCTACGGCCATACTTGTGGCAAATCTGACTGCGGCTTTTTTTATTGGATTCGTCACGGCACTCACCGGAAAAAACGGTCCAATCGAGAGAAAGACTCAATTGTTTTATAACACAGGGATGATGGGTGGGATGTCCACCTTCAGCACGCTCATTTGGGGGACATTGGTGCTCCTGGTGCTGGAGCAACATCAGATTTGGATCGGAATAACCTACCTGGTCGTCAGCATTATGGCTGGAATTGCATTGGTTCAGCTTGGTCTCCGGCTCGGAGCATTACGAAGAGAATCGAGATTGAAATGATTGGCTCTTTATTCCAAATCTCAATCCGAGTCACAACGCAGTTTGCGAAATTGGTATCTTTTCGGTGCGGCTGGATATACCATCTGTGAGTTTACTCCGAAATGGAGCATCCTCCTCCGGGCTCTCTCTTTTCTCTCCGGTTGTATTCGTAACAGGTTCTTGCAATCTGAATAAAAAGAGCCCCATGCCTTTGGCATGGGGCTCTGGGTTTTTGGGATTCTTGAGTGTTGACCCCAAAGGTCTAAACCGCTAAGGCACCTAAGACCGTAAAAGCCGCCAGCACTCCCAGGAATGACGCGAGAATTTCAGACAGAAAGGACATGGCATCACCTCCTTTGAATTCGCATGGTTGAACCGTCCATTGCCTTTTAGGGGCAACAGCATGACCTCTTCCACATTAGATGGAAAAGAAGTATTTGGAAAGAAGCAAAACCGGCGCTCCCGGCAATCCTGGAATGATAAACAGGACCGCACCCACGACCAACGAAAGCCAACCCATAAAATTATAAAATGTCTTTTTCACGTTGACTCCTCCTTTTTGGGGGTGATTGTCGTTCCGACACGCATTCCTCTTCACTTCATACAGTGCTTGAGGCAATTCTCTCTTCTCAAGAATACCAGGCTTTTCCATTTATTAGCGAACCCACACCGGGTGCTCCTTTGATTATTTCTGAATACCCCACAGAGAATGGGCGTGATGTTATTTACCATTGTCCTTCTTGAGAGGGGTATTGCCAATTTATATCCAATGACCTCATGGAAAAGTGAAAAAATGAAGAAGACTATGGATCAGCAAAGTATCTTTCACCAAAAAATTTTATGTTGTGAAAAGGACTAAGGTCCTTTCGGAATTTGGTATGATGATCGAAGGTAGGGCAAATTTGGGGTTGAACAACCCAAATTAGACTATTGTGAAGGTATAAAGCCAGACTGCCATAGTCAACAGTCCTTGGTATTCAAAACGAATTGATTATTATAGGTCCTTTTTTGTGAGCTTGCCTTCCCTGAACTGGATGGTCTTCTCAATAGCCTCGGTGAACGATTCCCCATAGGCGAATATTCGGTAACCGAGATAGCCGGCAATCATAGCTCCTGCTATCTCTCCGACCCCAAAGGTCATTGCCGCAGCCAGTCCCACCCCTCCGGTTAAGGTCCCACCGACATTGGGATGTTCGTGAAATATTTCCCAAATCCCACCTGTGAGCGAGGTAATGGCTCCCTCGAGGCCTCCTAGTGCCTCCTTGCCACTTCCGGCGATTGCGTCACTCAATGATTCAGTCTCTGTTCTGCTAGTTGCCCTTTTTGGCATATCAATTTCCTTTTAGATAAAAAAATTTCACCCTCAATTCACCAAGGAATTCTAACGGAACCATGGCAGGTTGTAAAATCATGTGAAGAATTCCAGGCCGAGAAATCTGGGACATCGACCTATAGGGATGCCATAAAATTATGATGACGATGAATGTGTCAATTCCGCCTGAACCTCACTGACTAGGTCGGAATAGGTGGCTTCCACAATCAACCCTCCCATGACGATTCCTTTTATGACAGGGCGAACGCTTTGCTGAAGACCAGAAATGATATAGGGAGAAAAATACCCCACCGCAGCCGTAGCCGCGAATCCGATTGCACCCCAAACCAAACCTGCAACACCTGTCTCCATTGAACCCTCCTCGTTTTTGAATTTTTTTTGGTGTCCTTTATTATTCCAGCTTGGAACACGCTACCCTTTGCCTTTTGTTTTCTTTTCCTGATTGACTTCAGATTTGGCCTCAGCGACCAGATCTTGAAATTGTTCCCCTGACTCAGAAACATATTCTGATGCCGCTGAATAGGCTGCAATTCCCCCTTTCATGGCTTCCTTGGCCATGGACCGCACCCCCGAAGTAACTGTCGAAATAAGTGATGGGGCTGCTACCGCTGCAATCGCACCAACGACTATACCACCAATGATTGGTAACATGAATTCTTACTCCCTTCTTGAATAAATTTGCGTTGTATCCTGAAGGCTGAACCCGGCCAAGCTGACAAAAACCGGGTACATTCCTCAGGTCTGAATCCCTTGCCTTACGCGGAAAGCTCTATGAGTTCTTTCTCGGAAACCTGCTGACGTTCTTCTGCTGTCTCATTTTCCCAACTATCGCTTTTTATAACCTGTGATTCCAGAACCCGTATGGTCCGTGGCGGTTCGGCAGGCTTCCCCATAATGGGTCGAAGGCCATTCAAGGTGGCAATGATGGCTGAACCATTACTGAGTAGCGTGGCACCGATGGGTCCGAGAATTCCAATACAGGCCAATCCCAGCGCAAAGGTATTCGGGATAGAAATTATTTTCCAGTTCTGATGGATCAAGCTGATGGCTTCGCGGCTAATATCAATGGCTGCGGGAATTTTCCACAGGCCTCCATGTAACAAGGTCACATGGGCCGTATCCTGAGCCACCTGGGTTCCCCCCTCCACGGCAATTCCGACATCGGCAAAGGCAAGGGCCGGTGAGTCGTTAATTCCATCTCCTACGACTGCCACCTTGTATCCCTGTCGCTGAAGGTCCTTCACCACATCCGCTTTATGGCCGGGGAAGACTTCGGCAATATAGCGGTCAATCCCTAAATCCAGGGCCACCCGTTTCGCGACTTTTTCATGGTCCCCTGTGAGCATGACGATTTCTTTAATTCCGCGTTCCTTGAGAGCGTGAATCACGTCAGCCGCCTCCGGCCTGATAGGGTCGGTGTAGGACAACAAGCCTGCGAGTTTCCCGTCCACGGCTACACAGAGGGGAGAAACGGCACGGTCTTCTAATTCGCTGATTTGCTTTTTGATTTTTTTCGAAAGAGAGATGCGTTGTCCGGTCATATACCGGTGATTCCCAACCAGCACGATTCGACCGTCCACTATTGATTCAACACCCAGCCCCAGGGTGTAGTCGGAGGTGGTTCGCTCCGAGATGATCAGCCCACGTTCCTGCGCTGCCCGGACAATCGCTTGGGCCACAGGATGTGTCAGTCGATTCTCCGCAGCCGCTGCCAGGCTCAGGACTTCATCTGCTGAGAATGAGCCAAGTGGGCAAATGTCCACCACGTCGGGGTGTCCCATGGTTAGGGTGCCCGTTTTATCAAAGACCACGGCATCCACCTCAGCCAGATTTTCCATATGGCGCCCGCCTTTAATCAAAATGCCATGGCGGATCGCCTTGGTCATGGAACACAGGACTGTCGTGGGAGCCGCGATTCTGATTCCCGTTCCATAGTCCACAATCAACACCGCGGCTGCGCCGGGAATACCGCCGCCAATCACGGCGCCGACCGCGCCGAGGCCAAAACTATAGGGGACCAGGTCATTGGCCCATTTCACGGCGTAGTTTTGAATTTTGGTCTCTCTGGCGGGAGCGCCCTCCACCAACCGCACAATTCGAGCGGCCTCTGTTTCATCGCCGATTTGCTCAGCCTGAATGTACAGTTCCCCTTCACGGAGGACTGTAGCGGCATAGACCGGATCGCCGGTATTTTTTTCGACCGGCATGGATTCGCCGGTTAAGGTCGCCTGATCCACCAGGGCTTTACCCGATTGGACAGTCCCGTCTATGGAAATCCGTTCCCCGGGAAAGACCACCACGGTTTCTCCGCGTTGAATCTCGCTGACAGGAATCTGAATTGTTTGACCGTCCCGAATGACCCAAGCCCGGGTCTTCTGGTAGGCCAGAACTTCTTCGATCGCCTTTTTGGACTGTAACACCGTCAGGTCACGAATATAGTCCGCCACATTGATTAAAAAGACCATACCGGTCGCCATGGGAAAGGCGCCTTGTATCGACATCAGAGCGGTCGCAGAGGCATCGAGAACATCCACATTGAGTTTCCCCTCAACCGCGACGGAATGGTAGGCCCGTTTGAGCATCGGCAGTGCGGCAGCCAGGAGGAAGGCGGGAACAGCGATAGCAGCTAGGGGTTCAACGAACAGAGCGATGGCAATTCCGGTGCTTGAATACCACAGTTCCGGGCCAGATTCCTCATCGACGGCATTCTCTTCCTGTTCTTGCATGACCTGTTTGGGCTGGTAAGCCTCAATCTCTTCATGCCGAAAGCCCCGGAGAAAGTGACATAACTTTTCTCCATTCCACGTGATCGAGTCAAAGGTCACCGTGACGCTCGAGCAGCTGGAGTTAACACTGACTTCCTGAATGCCTTCCTGGTCCTGTAAAAAGATAGGGAGGGCATCGGCAAGCTGGGCACGAATCTGCAAGGCAGGGACACGAAGACGCACTCGCTCTGGAAGTGAGTGGACGACCTCAATGGAGGCCAGGATGTTGGGCATTGTGGCAGGTAATGTCACAGGTTTTCTGTTGGAAGCTGGCTCCACGCCATTCCCGTTCCTCTCGTCATGCTCTGCTTCCCCTAATGCTGTGTTGAAATTGTCGATGCAAATATCCTTGGGTGAAACTCCAAGGGTTTTCGCGATCATGCGAAAGAACTTCGGATTGGTAGCCTGACATTGGTCATAGTGAAGAATGAGGTGCCCTGTCGCTGGATTTTTCGAAACTTCATCCACCCCGTCCAGTCTGGACAGTTTGAGATCGATCCCCTCTCCGGAGTCAATGTGTTGTTCAAATCCCGACAATTTTAATCGAAGACGGCCGGGGAGAGCATGGACGATGGAAGCCGAGGGGGTGCTCATTATGATAAATCCTTTGCAGAAGAGATGAGAAATAAAAGGGAAACCAATTGAAATCCGGACGCAATTTTTCAGTCGCTTTTCATCTCGTGGGATGAATCAACCGGGTTGGTATACCCACTATTGTTAGATCTAGGATTTGCCTCGTGTTTTCTTTAAAGGCTTCTTTGGTAAAGCCTTTTTGGATGCTTTTGCCTTGTCTGTTCGCGCTGTTTTTGAGGATGTCGTGTGCTTTTCTGAGCGGGAACTTTTCCTGACGGTGTTTTTACATTGGAGAGAGGTAAGCCTAAGAAGGACGCAACAGAAGAATGGAGGCCTAGGACTTCTACAATATTTTGGCCGTATTCAATGAGGAGGCTGCTTGTTTGGGTATTCGCCGCCACATGTTTCATTCCCGACATTTCAAGAAGGTCGCGTTGAATTTCAGCAGCATTCGCAATGTTGTTTTTCAGCCGGTGAAGCTTAAGACGCACCCGACCGGGCAGGGCATGAACAATCTGAGCATCACTCTCCTGATTCATCTCTTTTCATCCTTGGCCTTTTGTCCCTTTTGTCGGTTGGCATCAGCTTTTCCCCGGGCCATACTTCGCTTTCCCGGTTTTACTTCCCCTGGCTTTTTTATTCGTTCCTCCCTGGGTACTGTCAGGGGAGGGTGTTTTGAGAGTTTCCGAGCGTGCCTCTTCCAAAAGTTCATTGAATTGTTTCGTCACCATTGAAGTCTTCTCGGAGACTGTGTCGAAAGCCACAAGGCCGGCTTTGACAAGCTCTTTGACTAATGGGCGAAATGCACCGGAAATTCCGGTGGAACCGTCCTCGGATTGCGGGTTGTCCGTTGAGGCAGAATCTTCTTTATCTGGCTGAGACATGGTCTAACCTATTTCTGCTTCATTTTGAGGATTTGGCTTTTGCTGGTTTAGCAATTTCTGCTTTTGCTTCAGCGACAATGTCATTGAATTGTTCCCCGGTCTCAGCAACCATTTCCGAAACGGCGGCATAGGCCACAATGCCTCCCTTTAAAACTTCCTTAATTAAAGGACGAAATACTCCACCGAAACCGGACAGAAGGGACGGGGCTGCTACTCCTACCACTGCTCCAACAACCGCACCGCCAATTACAGCTTCCATTTGTCAAACCCTCCTTCAAGAAATGGTTATTCACACCTTTTCCACGCAGCGATTACTTCTAAATTAAAATCAAATTTTTTGCAAGGGATTTTTCATGAAATAGGTGAGGTTTTCAGGGAATTACACATTCCATATTCCAAATTCGTCACTAAAGTATTAACACTTAGGTTTTTGCCGGGCGCATTCACTCTACTCCAAAACAATGGTATGTCGATTTCCGTCGCGAACCCAGTAGGTCTCTCCAGGCCAGATATACTCCATGCCCTGGGGCCCATGAATTTGGATGCCCGTGAGAACTGCATAGTCATTCTGCACGGGATCAACGGTTAATTGGATCATTCTTTCAAGTTCCTCAAGAATGACAGCATACGCGGTTTTCGTCAGACTCAGGAGGTCCGGAATGTCACCGTAGGTGAGTTTGCGAAAGAGATGTTGCTTCAGCAGGCTTTGTTCGATGTCATCAAGATCGATTCCCAAAGAGACGCACCGATTGGCCAGTTCAGCTTGGAATCCGTGCAATGCCCCGCAGGCATGGGACGGTTGCAAACGCCCGGGACGATCATGGCGACCAATTTCGCCTTGTGTATCCACGCCGATGTGCGGCAGGGCAAAATACACATAGCGTTCACGCCCATCTTCATTCGGCGCATGGTGTTGCGCGGCTAAAAATCCGGTCTTTCCCAGAAAGAGCATGCCGCCCAGACTGGAAAAAATAAAGGCTTCTCCCCAGGTTTTTTTCACGTCCTCGACGAAGGGCAATGTCAGTTCATCCCGGCACAGGCTGACGAAGGCAATGGTATTTTCAGCCCGGAAGCCTTCAGCCTGCAAGAGATCATAAGAGCGTTTGACAAAATCCTCTTGGGGTATCGCCTTCGGAAAGTGTGTGGAGAGGACTGTGTTAAAGCTTGCCATGGATTTGCCTGGCTACATCGGGAGAAAGAAAAATCCAATGCCCAAAATTACATAGACTCCCAATAACATCACGCCTTCCATCCAGTGGGATTCTCCATCTTTGGTGAGGTTCCCGTTGACGAGAATCGCGATGACAATGGCCGCAATTTCAAATGGCACGAAAAGCAAATCCAAGGGTTTGGGGCCGAGAAGGTAACTGACGAATACCAGCATCGGCGCCACAAACATCACCACCTGAATACTCGCCCCGACGGCAATGCCCATGACCAGATCCATTTGATTATTCCTGGCGAACCGCACCGAGTTCATCAGCTCTGCCGCATTCCCGAATACGGCCAGAAAAATCACACCGGCAAAGATGGGAGTGAGGCCGATGCCTGCGGCGGCGGGTTCAATCGCTCCGGTTAATATTTCGCTCATGAAGGCAATGCCCACTGTCACGGCGGCCAACATTCCAATGGCTTTGTTTTTACTCCATACCTCTTCTTTTTCTTCCTCTTTTTGTGGTGCGCTCCCTTCGATCGGTTCTTCGGCTTCCGTGCGAAATAAATGCTGATGAGTTTTCAGGGTAAACACCAGGCTGAGGAGATAGGCGATGAAGAGCACAACGGCGATTTCGGTACTGAGTTCTGTTTCCTGTTTGGAAGTGAAATGAAACAGAGCAGGGACAATGAGTCCGACACCTGCGAGGGTTAAGAGTCCCGAACTCATCCCGGCCGCCGTCGCATTGAATTTTTGTTGTTTATGGCGAAGACCGCCGAGGAGTATCGCAAGCCCCATGCCGAGCAACAGGTTTCCCAAAATGGATCCCGTGATTGAGGCTTTGACCACATCGTACAGCCCCGCTTTCAAGGCAAAGATCGAAATAATCAATTCCGGGGCATTTCCCATTGTGGCGGCCAGTAATCCTCCCAGGGTGGCCCCGATGTAGACCGACAGGTTTTCCGTCGAGCGCCCCATCAACCCGGCTAAGGGCACAATGGCGAGGCCCGAGACGATGAAGACAAGAATGGGGTTGGCTTCATACCAGTCCAGTCCTATTGCAATGGGGATGAAGACCAGGAGTAAATTAAGTCCCATCGTTGCCCTCTTATTGAAGTGGTTAAGGGAACCCGAAATTTCGGCAGTGTACTAAATACCTACCACACTATTCATTACCTGTCTGTATAAAAGTATTTTCGCGCGCGAGAATTGAAACCTCCTTGAGGGCGGAATGTAATGGATCCCCAACTCACAAAGAGAAAAGAAATCCGAAATAGAGTATGGCGCTTCCGCTCAACAGCCATGGCCGCCAATGTCCAAGCCATTTCAAATGGACATAACATACGCCCATAGCCAAGAGCGCCAGGATCATTGGCGTCAGAGCTTGAGAGTCCAGGTTCCAGTCGGTCCCCACCAGTCCTATGGCCACAGGAATGGTCCCCTGAAACACCATGGCCCCGGTGATAATACTAATCGCGAGGGTATCTTTTCGGTGTTGGAGCCAGAGCACACTATTGGCTAATTCCGGCAACTCCGTGGCCAGTGGGGCAATTAATAAGGTGAGAAGAAGTGGTGAGACCGCTAAGGTCGATGCGAGATTCTCCGCCACGTACACGAAGATTTGAGAGCCTAAAATCAAGGTTGTGACGCCAACCACTCCTTGCAAAAGAATGATCGCGTAGGAAGGGAGTGTGGTCTTTCGTGCAAAAATCAGGGGAACGGGATTGAAATCTCCACCGGACTGACCGGAAAGCTTTTTTACGACATAGAAAACATACAGACCAATTAAAAATACTGCGCCAACCAGGTGCAGCCAGCGATAAGTGAGAAAGGCGCAACCAATTCCCAAACTAAATGCCAGGAGGAAACAACGCAAATCGGTTCGTACCGCTAGGACATTCAGCTTAAAGGTTGGTGGACGTCTGCCGTATCGAGAGAACACCAAAAGCAGGATCGCCAGGATTGGCAAAATCAGCGTACTCTGGGTGAAGGGAGCACCAAGAATCGCGCCCATTCCCACATCTGTTTTGGGAGCACCCGCAGTTAAAAAGAATGCACTAACAGGAATGGCCGTTTCCGGTAGAGTCGTACCCAACGCCGCATAAATGCTACCCACGGCACCTTCTGAAGTGCTGGTCCGTTTCCCCAGCCACTCAACAGCGTTGGTAAATACGGAACAGCCCCAAAGGATGATCAATACCGCGCATAGGAAACCACCCACATAAAAAATAATGTTCATGATTCAACGCGGAAACGATATTCGGATTATGTGTAAGGGGAGAAAACGGTAGGAGTAAAGGTCCGTCCGCGACTATAAATAATTCAAATTTTCAATGACAAAAAAGGGATAATAGATAACAAAAGTGCGTGGGGAGTAGCAAGTGTTTCCAGGACAAAAAAAATTCCATGAATTTTTATGCCTGAAAATCTGAGGCATGAACTCCCAGACAGCATCTCATGAAAGGGGATCATGTTGAGTGTCGAAAATGGAAGACCTTTTACTGTTCTTTCGGGTAAATCGTGATCTCTCTTCTTCGTCATTCCCGACAACCTTTGGTATCTAGGCTTTCCTTTGGATGGGTACCCGCCTGAAACCGCGGGTATGACGGCAACAGGATGAATACCTGCCAATGACTACAGGGCAAGCTCCATCTCCGGAGATATGAGCCAGGGTGTTCTGTCAGTGCTGGTGAAATCTCAATTGTTTCCGACGGTGTCTGACAACTGCATGTGTTTCTTACTCTGGGATCAATGAAGTAGGAAAGTCCGAGCGTTGCACCACCTTATCGACCTGAAGGCACCCTGCACCTAAGACGAACAACGCTAGTTTTTCCGACTCTTCGCAAGGTTCCGCCCAACTTCGACTCGGTCGGTATGCCGGTATCTTCTATGCTTCAGGTATTACACAATTCGATTCACCGCGCAGCATGCACAACCGATAGCGAGAAGCGGCCGCCCAATAGATGTAAGTTTTCTCCACATCATTCCATTCGTTGGTCATTCCGCTGAGATCTTTGGTCCCCCCGCGCCGGTCGACGGCCATCGCGAGAATCTTTCCGGTCTGGGCGTCAGTAATCTTGACCT
This region of Nitrospira sp. MA-1 genomic DNA includes:
- a CDS encoding sodium:calcium antiporter, yielding MNIIFYVGGFLCAVLIILWGCSVFTNAVEWLGKRTSTSEGAVGSIYAALGTTLPETAIPVSAFFLTAGAPKTDVGMGAILGAPFTQSTLILPILAILLLVFSRYGRRPPTFKLNVLAVRTDLRCFLLAFSLGIGCAFLTYRWLHLVGAVFLIGLYVFYVVKKLSGQSGGDFNPVPLIFARKTTLPSYAIILLQGVVGVTTLILGSQIFVYVAENLASTLAVSPLLLTLLIAPLATELPELANSVLWLQHRKDTLAISIITGAMVFQGTIPVAIGLVGTDWNLDSQALTPMILALLAMGVCYVHLKWLGHWRPWLLSGSAILYFGFLFSL
- a CDS encoding CrcB family protein; the protein is MLHQMILVFLGGAIGAAMRETMVFAGMNFHNHYPTAILVANLTAAFFIGFVTALTGKNGPIERKTQLFYNTGMMGGMSTFSTLIWGTLVLLVLEQHQIWIGITYLVVSIMAGIALVQLGLRLGALRRESRLK
- a CDS encoding DUF5132 domain-containing protein translates to MLPIIGGIVVGAIAAVAAPSLISTVTSGVRSMAKEAMKGGIAAYSAASEYVSESGEQFQDLVAEAKSEVNQEKKTKGKG
- a CDS encoding DUF5132 domain-containing protein; translated protein: MEAVIGGAVVGAVVGVAAPSLLSGFGGVFRPLIKEVLKGGIVAYAAVSEMVAETGEQFNDIVAEAKAEIAKPAKAKSSK
- a CDS encoding heavy metal translocating P-type ATPase, with product MSTPSASIVHALPGRLRLKLSGFEQHIDSGEGIDLKLSRLDGVDEVSKNPATGHLILHYDQCQATNPKFFRMIAKTLGVSPKDICIDNFNTALGEAEHDERNGNGVEPASNRKPVTLPATMPNILASIEVVHSLPERVRLRVPALQIRAQLADALPIFLQDQEGIQEVSVNSSCSSVTVTFDSITWNGEKLCHFLRGFRHEEIEAYQPKQVMQEQEENAVDEESGPELWYSSTGIAIALFVEPLAAIAVPAFLLAAALPMLKRAYHSVAVEGKLNVDVLDASATALMSIQGAFPMATGMVFLINVADYIRDLTVLQSKKAIEEVLAYQKTRAWVIRDGQTIQIPVSEIQRGETVVVFPGERISIDGTVQSGKALVDQATLTGESMPVEKNTGDPVYAATVLREGELYIQAEQIGDETEAARIVRLVEGAPARETKIQNYAVKWANDLVPYSFGLGAVGAVIGGGIPGAAAVLIVDYGTGIRIAAPTTVLCSMTKAIRHGILIKGGRHMENLAEVDAVVFDKTGTLTMGHPDVVDICPLGSFSADEVLSLAAAAENRLTHPVAQAIVRAAQERGLIISERTTSDYTLGLGVESIVDGRIVLVGNHRYMTGQRISLSKKIKKQISELEDRAVSPLCVAVDGKLAGLLSYTDPIRPEAADVIHALKERGIKEIVMLTGDHEKVAKRVALDLGIDRYIAEVFPGHKADVVKDLQRQGYKVAVVGDGINDSPALAFADVGIAVEGGTQVAQDTAHVTLLHGGLWKIPAAIDISREAISLIHQNWKIISIPNTFALGLACIGILGPIGATLLSNGSAIIATLNGLRPIMGKPAEPPRTIRVLESQVIKSDSWENETAEERQQVSEKELIELSA
- the cax gene encoding calcium/proton exchanger; amino-acid sequence: MGLNLLLVFIPIAIGLDWYEANPILVFIVSGLAIVPLAGLMGRSTENLSVYIGATLGGLLAATMGNAPELIISIFALKAGLYDVVKASITGSILGNLLLGMGLAILLGGLRHKQQKFNATAAGMSSGLLTLAGVGLIVPALFHFTSKQETELSTEIAVVLFIAYLLSLVFTLKTHQHLFRTEAEEPIEGSAPQKEEEKEEVWSKNKAIGMLAAVTVGIAFMSEILTGAIEPAAAGIGLTPIFAGVIFLAVFGNAAELMNSVRFARNNQMDLVMGIAVGASIQVVMFVAPMLVFVSYLLGPKPLDLLFVPFEIAAIVIAILVNGNLTKDGESHWMEGVMLLGVYVILGIGFFFLPM